Below is a window of Christensenella minuta DNA.
CTCCACCGGCTACTACGACACGCGCCACGACAGATGGTGGGATGCTATGTTTGCGGCCCTTCACCTTGATAAGGGCAAGATGCCGGAGCTGGTGGAGTGTGGGGAAGAAGTCGGGACGCTCACGGCCGAAGCCGCGCAGCGGCTGGGCCTGCCGGAAACGGTGCGCATCTTCGCGGGAGCGATGGACCAAATCGCGGCCGCCGTCGGCGGAGGCAATATTGAGGAAGGGATCGTAACGGAAACGACGGGGACGGCGCTGGTCATTATGGCGACCACCGACGGGGACGGCTTCGATCATGCGGACGGCGTGATCGTCTACCGCCACGTGCTGCCCGGAAAATTCTATTATACGCCGTATTGCCCGACCTCGGGAATGGTGCTGAAATGGTTCAAGGATACGTTCTGCACCGAAGAAACGAAAGCGGCGGCGCAGGAAGGCAGGGACGTTTACGACGTTCTTTGTGAAATGGCGCTTGCCATTCCGCCGGGTGCGGACGGACTCGTGGCGCTTCCCTATTTTACGGGAATGCTTCAGCCGGAAAACAATCCTTCGATGCGGGGGATTTTTGCGGGGCTGACCTTGGGCGCCACGAAGGCCCACTTTATCCGGGCGATCCTCGAGGCCGTCGCCTATATGCTGCGCGAGAACCTGGAGATGATAGAGCGCCGGACACATGTGGATATCAGGGAAGTGCGCTCTTTTGGCGGTGCGGCCAAAAGCAGCATCTGGCGGCAGATCAAAGCCGATGTTTGCGGAAAACGGCTGGTCACGATGCGCCAAACGGAATGCGCGAGCCTTGGCGTCGCAATGCTGGCGGCATGCTCGATGGGGTGGTATCCGGGCTTGGAAGAGGCGGCCGGGGCGCAGGAAACAGCGGCCCTGAGTATGCCGGGCGAAAAAAACAGGGAAGTTTATGATGCGGGATACGGCGCGTACAAGGAGCTGTACCAGGCAACCAAAGAAATCTACAAAAGGAATTGACAGGAGGAGTTAGCATGCCAACATTTACAAAGCCTAAAATTGGATTGCTCGGATTGATGGCGGGAAGCTACGAACCGATTTTTCCGGGGATTATCGCCCGGCAGGAGGCGTATGCGCGGGAGATCGCGGCAGACGCGGCGGACGCGGCGGACATTTATTTTCCCGGCGCCGCTACGGACCGGGAAAGTATTGCAAACATCATGCGCGAATTCAACCAGATGCAGCTCGACGGAATATTGATCGTCCTGCTGACCTACAGCCAGGGGGCGTGGCTGGTGCATCCGCTGCAGGACAACCGGCTCCCGGTCGCGCTTGCGGTCGTCCAGCCCGACCACGAGGTGAAGGACGACTGGGAAGAACTGGAACTGACGGTAAACCAGGGGTTGCACGGCGCGCAGGATAACGCCAACGCGATCGCCCGCCTGCGGATACCCTGCCCGATTTTTGCCGGAGACAGGAAAAGCGCCGGGTTCCGCGCGTTTGTGGAAGATTTTGCCAAGGCGGCGCAGACCCGGCAGCATTTGCGGCGGATGAAGGTTGCCGTTATCGGGAAGATGACGGGCATGAACGACATCCTTGCGGATGAAATGGCTGTGCTCCGCAAGATCGGGCCTGAGTATTGCCACGAGACGGTCGGCTCCATTTATTCCTGCATGGAAACGGTCACCAAACGGGAGATCGACGAATCGATCCAGCGGGACAAGAGGATATTCGATATCGATCCGAACCTTACTTATGACAGCCACGCCTATGCAACGCAGATGTATCTGGGAATAAAGAAGTTCCTTGAAGACGGCGGCTTCGATGCCTTCACGCTGCATTTTGATTTTGCCGCCAACGACCTGCGCATAAGGCAGCTTCCGCTGATGGCCGCCTCGCACCTGATGGCGGACGGATACGGATATGCCGCCGAGGGAGATTCCCTTTGCGCTTCCATGGTCAGCGCAGCCCATTGCATTGGAAACGCGGACGGCAATTTTACCGAGATGTATTCCATGGATTTTGAGAAACAGGCGATCATTTTCTGTCATGCGGGAGAGGCCAACTGGGCGACTCACAGGAAGGATATGAAGCCCCGGCTGATCGACCGCTACCTCGGGGAGGGCGGCCTTGAAAATCCGCCGACGCCGATCTTCACGCCCGAGGTGGGGCCGGCGACGCTGACGTCCCTGACGCCCCTTGTGGGAGATGAGTTCAGGCTGCTGGTTTGCGACGGGGAAATGCTCCCGAAGTCAGACCTCGAGCGCTGCGAAATGCCCTACTTCTTCTGGCGGCCGAACAGCGGGATAGAGCGCTGTATCGAGGGCTGGGCGCGCAACGGCGGAACGCATCACGAGGTCATCAACATTGGCTCCGTGGCAAAGCGGTGGAAAATGCTGGCCGGCTACCTTGGCGTCGAATGCGTGGCGATATAAGGCGGAGGGGAAATTTTTAAATCTTCAAGGTCGATATGTAAACACTATCCCCGGAACGGTTGACAGTGAAGCGGGCAAAACCTAAGATTGGAATGTAGCCCGGTATCAAATTGTAAAAACATTTTATTTTGGCAGATGCCATAACAAGCAGTAACGTTTGGAACCCAAAAAAGTTTGTCTGACGAAAATTCAGGCAGTTCATGTGGTTTGTAGGAAAAACTACAAAATTCAATTCATATTAGATAAGGGAGGAATAGGAAATGAAAAAAGTAATTGCTCTGGTATTGGTATTGGTGTTGGTTGCCGCCTGTGCCAGCTGCGCGGGGCCCGGCGGCACAACGGCGCCGTCAGAGGCAAGCCAGTCTGAAAGCGGATCGGCAGAAACGGGCGGCGCCGCGTCGGGCGAAGCCCAGGGCGGGGAAATTGTGCTCAAATATTGGGTCACGCCCGCTATGGCAAACGAAGCCGATATGCAGACGCCGGAGGACGAGTGGTTCATCGTCCAGAAGATTCATGAGTTCGAGGAAGCGAATCCCGGCGTAAAGATCGATTACACGGTAATCACGGACGACGGTTCCCTGCCCCAGATGTTCAAGGCGGCTGCGATGACGAACGATTGCCCGGATATCATCAACGTATGGTCCGGGAACACGCTGTTCCAGCTCGAAGACCTTGTGGTAGACCTTACGGACTTGATTTCCCAGGATACGAAGGATAATATGGTTGGGTGGGATGCCACAACGCTCGCAAAAGACGGCCAGGAAAAGATACTGGCATATCCCACGAGCGGTAACGAGATCAACGGATTTTTCTACAACAAACAGATCCTCGCGGACTGCGGGCTTGACTATGACAAGAATCCCCCGGCCGATCTCGATGCTTTTCTTAACGACCTGCAGGCAATAAAGGATAAGGGCTACACGCCTGTATATGCGGCCGACAGCGGCTGGTCAAAAGGATATCTGTCCGTCTTTGCGGCTTACTGGCAGCAGATTTCGGGCAAAGACCGCGTCGTATCCGACGGAAGCGGAGAAACATCGTTCACGGACGACGAAGGCTTCCTCCAGTCCTTCAAGATACCGGCCGGGATGTATGCGAACGGGCTGATGAACGCGGACTATGCGAGCGTTGCCTCCGCTGACGACAAGGCGAGCTTCCTCATTGGGGATGCGGCAATCCTGGCAGGCGGGAACGGCGAAGCCTCGACGATCGTTGAAGCGCTGGGGCTCGAAAATGTCGGCTTCATTGCTCCTCCGTCCCCGGCGGACGCCCAGACGAAGAACGCGGGCATCGGCGGCGCGGGGCAGGCCCTTGCGATCTCCCAAACGTGCGAGAACCAGGATATGGCGGTTAAGTTCCTGGAATTCCTTGCCAGCAAAGAAGTTCATGCAGAGCTTGCGGACCATATGGGCAAACTGCCGCTGCGTACGGATGTAACGGCAGAAGAGCTGAATATCGAAGCGGGTCCGGTTTACGAACAGATGTATGAAGCGGCGCAGGGCTATGTATTCTGGGTAGATAACCTCCTGAAGCCCGATGTGGCTGCCGAATTAATGGCGATGTCGGCCCAGGTCGTTATCGGCCAGATGACGCCGGAAGATTTGGCAAAGGACCTCGATGGAGTTGCCGCCGCGGCAGAATAAAAGAAACGGATGCAAGATGGTTCATGCATGTGCTGCGGCCCGGCCGCAGCACATGCATATGATTTACGAAATTACGCAAGAGGAGGGGCGCTATGAAGATCAAACAGTCTCGCATGCTACGGAGGGAAAAATACCAGGCATGGCTTTCCATAGCACCTACATTGATCCTGATCGTCATCATGTGCGGATATCCGCTCGTGCAGACGGTTGCCACAAGCTTTACACAATGGAACGGGGTCGGCGCCCCTGATCCTGTAGGCTTCAAAAATTATGTTGATATTTTGTCGGGTTCGCAGTTTTACCTGCTGCTGAAAAACAATTTCGTGTTTTTGCTGTTCATTCCGATCCAGATCGTGATCGGAACGATGATCGCGGTTTTCATCAATGACGAAGTGCCGGGGTGGAGGGTATACCGGGTGGTTTACTACATTCCGCAGGTCATTTCGGCGGTCATCGTGGGCTACCTGTTTATGGTGATGTTTGGTTACGAAGGCCCGGTCAACCTGCTGCTCAAGGGCCTTGGCGTTATAGAAGAATCCATTGGCTGGCTCGAGAACGGAACGACGGCAAGGATCGTCGTCCTGATCTGCCTGGTATGGGTCAATATCGGCTGGCAAAGCCTGCTGTCCCTCGGGGGGCTCGCGTCCATTCCGCCCTCACTGTATGAGGCGGCGAAACTGGACGGCGCAGGCTATTGGAAAAGGCTTTTCAAGATTACCTTCCCGATGCTCGGGCGCACGGTCGAATATTCGTGTATCGTATCGGTCATGTGGGTCTTCACGGGGATATTCCCGTATATCTTCGCCCTTACGGGCGGCGGGCCGGGATACGAAACGACAACGATCGATTATATGATTTATTTGAAATCTTTCTCCGCCAATTCGCAGTACGGGTATGCGTCCGCACTGGCGGTGCTCCTGATTATCATTGTTTTGGTCTTTACCGTGATACAATTGCGGATTTCGGATAAACAAAACAGCTGGGAGGGATAATACAATGCAAAGAACATGGAAAAACAAGCTGGGAAGGGCGCTTCTGGTCGCGATACTGGTCGCCCTGGTAGTCGTGTTCCTCTACCCGCTGATTTTCATGACGCTTAACTCCATGAAGGACAAAATCGAATATTATTCCAACGCCTTTGCGCTGCCCTCGGCGCCCACGCTTGACAATTATATCGCACTGTTCAACAAGTTCGGTATCGGGCGTTACCTTGGGAATACGCTGATTATCAGCGCGGGGAGCTTGGTGCTCACCCTCGTATGCGCGCTCTTTGCCAGCTATGCGTTTGCGCGGATGAAATTCAGGGGAAAAAGCCCGGCCTACCTTTTTATCATTTGTACGATGTTCCTGCCCGCGCAGGTCATCATGATCCCGCTCTATGTCATGTACGCGAAAATGGGGCTTATCAATACCTATACGGGGGTGATCCTCGCGACGACGGCAGCCATGCTTCCCAACACGATCCTGCTGCTGCGGAGTAACTTTATCACGATCGACAAGGAGATATTCGAGGCGGCCAAGCTTGATGGGGCTGGATATTTCCAGATCGTCAAAAACATTCTGATCCCACTTGGAAAACCGGCGATCGCCATTTCGTCGATCTTCAATTTCCTGGTGGTATGCAACGACCTGTTCCGGCCGATGATCCTTTTGCAGGCGGCGGATAAGCGGACGCTCACCGTGGCGCTGGCCGCGCTTTCATCCCAGAAATTCGGAGACCCCACATACCTGTTTGCGGGGCTCACGATCAGCGCTCTCGTACCGCTCATCGTCTACCTGATCTTCAGCAAATCCATTGTAAAAGGCCTCACGGTCGGCTCGATTAAGTAAAGGAGAACTTATTATGGCAGTAAAAATCAGTATACTCGGCGCAGGAAGCGGAATTTTTTCCCTGAACATGATCCGTGACCTGTGCCTTACAGAAAATCTCCAGGACAGTGCAATCTGCTTTATGGATATCGACGAAAAGCGTCTCGACGCATCGTATACGCTGTGTATGCGGCTCGCCAAGCAGATGGGAATACGGCTTAACATTTCCAAAACGACCAGCCGCGAGGAAGCGCTCACGGGTGCGGATTTTGTGGTGAATACCATCCTCATCGGCGGTTACAGGGGCTGGAAAGAAGGGTGGAGCATCGCCAAAAAGTGGGGCTACCGGATGGGCGGCAGTATGCACATTATGCACGACGAGGCATTTTGGATCAATTTTTACCAGCTGCGGATGATCGAGGATGTGCAGCTCGACATCAAGCGGATTTGCCCGAACGCCTGGTATCTGCTGGTATCGAATCCGGTAATGGCGGCGACAACCTACCTGCGCCGCAAGTATCCGGAAATGAAAATGGTCGGCCTGTGCCATGGAACCGGAATGATCCGGACGATGGCGAAGACCATGGGCCTCGACATCGGGAAAGTTTCGTGCGAAATTCCGGGAATCAACCATTTTGTCTGGATGAACGAATTTTATTATGAGGGTAAAAATGCGTTTCCGCTTCTTGACAAATGGCTTGAAGAACACGGCGAAGAATATTTTGCGAATTGCGAATACAGCGACGGTATGGGCCCAAAGCCAATGGACCTCTATCGGCGCTATGGCGTGATGCCGATCGGCGACACCGCGAATCCGGGCGGCGGCGCGTGGGGCTA
It encodes the following:
- a CDS encoding xylulokinase — protein: MARQEEYLLTFDIGTTSVKTCVFNRKLENIASGAEEYSLHAKEGNIVELEAERYFEALVSGFDAIATDAVRQGVKGIVISSQGETLIPVDRRGVPLRNAIVWLDGRAEKEAEEIAALPLHREFYHRTGLPAADGLCPAAKVKWLMDNEPGVYRAAHKILLLEDYLLLRLCGRFVSERTIQCSTGYYDTRHDRWWDAMFAALHLDKGKMPELVECGEEVGTLTAEAAQRLGLPETVRIFAGAMDQIAAAVGGGNIEEGIVTETTGTALVIMATTDGDGFDHADGVIVYRHVLPGKFYYTPYCPTSGMVLKWFKDTFCTEETKAAAQEGRDVYDVLCEMALAIPPGADGLVALPYFTGMLQPENNPSMRGIFAGLTLGATKAHFIRAILEAVAYMLRENLEMIERRTHVDIREVRSFGGAAKSSIWRQIKADVCGKRLVTMRQTECASLGVAMLAACSMGWYPGLEEAAGAQETAALSMPGEKNREVYDAGYGAYKELYQATKEIYKRN
- a CDS encoding L-fucose/L-arabinose isomerase family protein; this encodes MPTFTKPKIGLLGLMAGSYEPIFPGIIARQEAYAREIAADAADAADIYFPGAATDRESIANIMREFNQMQLDGILIVLLTYSQGAWLVHPLQDNRLPVALAVVQPDHEVKDDWEELELTVNQGLHGAQDNANAIARLRIPCPIFAGDRKSAGFRAFVEDFAKAAQTRQHLRRMKVAVIGKMTGMNDILADEMAVLRKIGPEYCHETVGSIYSCMETVTKREIDESIQRDKRIFDIDPNLTYDSHAYATQMYLGIKKFLEDGGFDAFTLHFDFAANDLRIRQLPLMAASHLMADGYGYAAEGDSLCASMVSAAHCIGNADGNFTEMYSMDFEKQAIIFCHAGEANWATHRKDMKPRLIDRYLGEGGLENPPTPIFTPEVGPATLTSLTPLVGDEFRLLVCDGEMLPKSDLERCEMPYFFWRPNSGIERCIEGWARNGGTHHEVINIGSVAKRWKMLAGYLGVECVAI
- a CDS encoding extracellular solute-binding protein; amino-acid sequence: MKKVIALVLVLVLVAACASCAGPGGTTAPSEASQSESGSAETGGAASGEAQGGEIVLKYWVTPAMANEADMQTPEDEWFIVQKIHEFEEANPGVKIDYTVITDDGSLPQMFKAAAMTNDCPDIINVWSGNTLFQLEDLVVDLTDLISQDTKDNMVGWDATTLAKDGQEKILAYPTSGNEINGFFYNKQILADCGLDYDKNPPADLDAFLNDLQAIKDKGYTPVYAADSGWSKGYLSVFAAYWQQISGKDRVVSDGSGETSFTDDEGFLQSFKIPAGMYANGLMNADYASVASADDKASFLIGDAAILAGGNGEASTIVEALGLENVGFIAPPSPADAQTKNAGIGGAGQALAISQTCENQDMAVKFLEFLASKEVHAELADHMGKLPLRTDVTAEELNIEAGPVYEQMYEAAQGYVFWVDNLLKPDVAAELMAMSAQVVIGQMTPEDLAKDLDGVAAAAE
- a CDS encoding carbohydrate ABC transporter permease; its protein translation is MKIKQSRMLRREKYQAWLSIAPTLILIVIMCGYPLVQTVATSFTQWNGVGAPDPVGFKNYVDILSGSQFYLLLKNNFVFLLFIPIQIVIGTMIAVFINDEVPGWRVYRVVYYIPQVISAVIVGYLFMVMFGYEGPVNLLLKGLGVIEESIGWLENGTTARIVVLICLVWVNIGWQSLLSLGGLASIPPSLYEAAKLDGAGYWKRLFKITFPMLGRTVEYSCIVSVMWVFTGIFPYIFALTGGGPGYETTTIDYMIYLKSFSANSQYGYASALAVLLIIIVLVFTVIQLRISDKQNSWEG
- a CDS encoding carbohydrate ABC transporter permease — protein: MQRTWKNKLGRALLVAILVALVVVFLYPLIFMTLNSMKDKIEYYSNAFALPSAPTLDNYIALFNKFGIGRYLGNTLIISAGSLVLTLVCALFASYAFARMKFRGKSPAYLFIICTMFLPAQVIMIPLYVMYAKMGLINTYTGVILATTAAMLPNTILLLRSNFITIDKEIFEAAKLDGAGYFQIVKNILIPLGKPAIAISSIFNFLVVCNDLFRPMILLQAADKRTLTVALAALSSQKFGDPTYLFAGLTISALVPLIVYLIFSKSIVKGLTVGSIK
- a CDS encoding family 4 glycosyl hydrolase; protein product: MAVKISILGAGSGIFSLNMIRDLCLTENLQDSAICFMDIDEKRLDASYTLCMRLAKQMGIRLNISKTTSREEALTGADFVVNTILIGGYRGWKEGWSIAKKWGYRMGGSMHIMHDEAFWINFYQLRMIEDVQLDIKRICPNAWYLLVSNPVMAATTYLRRKYPEMKMVGLCHGTGMIRTMAKTMGLDIGKVSCEIPGINHFVWMNEFYYEGKNAFPLLDKWLEEHGEEYFANCEYSDGMGPKPMDLYRRYGVMPIGDTANPGGGAWGYPYHSDREVEESWKEDPDTWFNKYFDMSADRVKEIEQAAYDEAKDVLALAGKEHSGEPMIPLIESLACGVERNIVVNVLNDHGYVPGFPLDFEVEVPAFCGRHGIQPVVMNPLPRAILAHAYHDRIAPVEMELAAFDAHDKNLLVDLVMMDPRSKSLEQAEGLVNEILGLPYHSEMKEWYGGK